The genomic DNA TACACAGAGAAAATATGCTACGAGTTTGGGTCTTTATCAAAGACCTAAGCTCGTAGTTCTGTTTTTGGGAACACTTTTTTTAAATCGCAAAGTATGCTACAATGGATAGAAATATGGGAACGTATGTGTGCGAAAGAAAGAGGAAATTTCAATGTATGAATATCTAAGAGGCATGGTGACTTTTATCAGTCCGTATTATATCGTTGTAGAAACGCAAGGGGTGGGCTATCAAATTGCGTTAGGTAACCCTTATCGCTATAGTAGTAAGTTAGATAAAGAAGTAAAAATCTATGTTCATCAAGTCATTCGTGAAGATGCCCATTTACTATATGGGTTTGATTCACTCGAAGAGAAACAATTGTTTTTACGATTAGTCAGTGTTTCAGGGATCGGACCGAAAAGTGCATTAGCGATCATGGCGAGTGATGATCATTCCGGCTTGATCCAAGCGGTGGAAACTGGCGATGTCACTTACTTGACGAAGTTCCCAGGTGTAGGTAAAAAAACAGCACAACAAATGATCTTGGATCTAAAAGGCAAGTTTGGCGAGTTGAGTATCGATACGCCATTTTCTTTATTTGATGAAGCAACGGTGCAAGATGCAAGTGCCTTGTCAGAGGCAATGGAAGCTTTAGCCGCTCTCGGCTACAGTGAGCGTGAAATCAAACGAGTAGAGAAACAACTAAAAGAAATCGACAATCAGACAACGGATGAGTATCTAAGGCAAGCATTGAAATTGATGATGAAAAAGTAAGGAGGATTCTTGATGACAGATGAATATCTTCTCTCACCAGAACCCGGTGAGAATGAATTGAGTTTAGAAAAATCTTTACGCCCTCAATTGCTTGCGCAATATATCGGTCAACATAAAGTAAAACAAGAATTGAGTATCTACATCGAAGCGGCACGTAATCGTGAAGAACCGCTAGATCACGTCTTGTTATACGGTCCTCCAGGTTTGGGGAAAACAACGATGGCTATGGTCATTGCAAATGAGATGCAAGTTAATATCCGTACGACAAGTGGACCAGCCATCGAGCGACCAGGAGATCTGGTAGCAATTTTGAATGAACTAGAAGCAGGGGATGTCTTGTTTATTGATGAGATCCATCGCTTACCTCGCGTGGCAGAAGAAATGCTTTATTCGGCGATGGAAGATTTCTATGTAGATATCATGGTAGGGCAAGGGCCGACCGCTCACCCCGTTCATTTTCCGTTACCACCTTTCACGTTGATCGGTGCAACGACTCGAGCAGGGATGCTGTCTGCACCTTTACGTGACCGTTTTGGAATCATTGCGCACATGGAATACTATGAAGAAGAAGATTTAAGAGAAATCGTTTTACGATCTGCCGATATTTTTCAAACGGAGATCATCACCGATGGGGCTTTAGAAATCGCACGACGTTCTCGTGGTACTCCGCGGATCGCCAATCGTCTATTGAAACGAGTGCGTGACTTTGCCCAAGTACAAGGAGATGGCAAGATCGATCAGTTGATTGCTGACCGCGCATTGACACTCTTACAGGTCGATCAAGCGGGATTGGATTATGTCGATCAGAAATTGCTACGTACGATGATCGAACTGTATGGTGGGGGCCCAGTAGGTCTAAGCACATTATCCGTTAATATTGGAGAAGAGCGAGAAACAGTCGAAGATATGTATGAACCTTTTTTGATCCAAAAAGGCTTTTTGAAACGGACTCCTCGTGGTCGGATCGCTACCGCCTATGCGTATGAACACTTTGGCTATGACTACCAAGTGTGAACACTCTTTTCTATTGAAAGAGCAAATAGTAGAATATTGATTGAAGAGATGGGAGGGATCATTGTGGGAGAGGCGTCACATACGAAACAAATGATCAAAAAAGTCTTGGTGTCGCTTTGCGAAACACAGCCTTTTCGTAAAATCAGTGTGCAACAGATCGCACAAGAAGCAGGCATCAACCGACAAACATTTTATTATCATTTCACCGATAAGTATGATTTATTGCGTTGGGTGTACTATGAAGATTCGTTACATTACCTAAAAACAGAATCACTTTCTCTCGACAATTGGGAAGAGCAAGCCTTGCTGA from Enterococcus mundtii includes the following:
- the ruvA gene encoding Holliday junction branch migration protein RuvA, yielding MYEYLRGMVTFISPYYIVVETQGVGYQIALGNPYRYSSKLDKEVKIYVHQVIREDAHLLYGFDSLEEKQLFLRLVSVSGIGPKSALAIMASDDHSGLIQAVETGDVTYLTKFPGVGKKTAQQMILDLKGKFGELSIDTPFSLFDEATVQDASALSEAMEALAALGYSEREIKRVEKQLKEIDNQTTDEYLRQALKLMMKK
- the ruvB gene encoding Holliday junction branch migration DNA helicase RuvB; this translates as MTDEYLLSPEPGENELSLEKSLRPQLLAQYIGQHKVKQELSIYIEAARNREEPLDHVLLYGPPGLGKTTMAMVIANEMQVNIRTTSGPAIERPGDLVAILNELEAGDVLFIDEIHRLPRVAEEMLYSAMEDFYVDIMVGQGPTAHPVHFPLPPFTLIGATTRAGMLSAPLRDRFGIIAHMEYYEEEDLREIVLRSADIFQTEIITDGALEIARRSRGTPRIANRLLKRVRDFAQVQGDGKIDQLIADRALTLLQVDQAGLDYVDQKLLRTMIELYGGGPVGLSTLSVNIGEERETVEDMYEPFLIQKGFLKRTPRGRIATAYAYEHFGYDYQV